The stretch of DNA ATTCTGGGTGAAATAAACAGGCAGACCTTCGAAGAAATTGTGATAGAATGCCTTAAAGAAGAAAAAACCTGATTAAGGATTGAGGAGGTGGATATGTCGTCAAAATTCCTGATTTCAATATTATGTCTTATCGTCTTCGCGGCAGAGCCCCTTGCCGCGGCACAGAAGCCCGGCAAACCTTCCAGTCAGGACAAGTGTCCGGTGTGCGGCATGTTCGTTTCCAAATACCCGGAGTGGTACTCGGAAATAATCTTCAAGGACGGGTCGCACTTTTATTTCGACGGCAGCAAGGATATGTTCAAGTATTATCTGGATGTCCGAAAGTACAACCCCTCAAAGACTTTGAATGACGTTGACTCGTTGTATGTGACGGAATACTATAGCGTTTTGCTTATCGACGCGCGTACGGCCTACTATGTGATCGGGAGCGATATCATGGGGCCCATGGGCAGGGAACTGGTTCCGTTCTCCACGAAAGAGGATGCCGACGCTTTCGTTAAAGACCATAAGGGAAGGACAATCAGGTTC from Thermodesulfovibrionales bacterium encodes:
- a CDS encoding nitrous oxide reductase accessory protein NosL encodes the protein MSSKFLISILCLIVFAAEPLAAAQKPGKPSSQDKCPVCGMFVSKYPEWYSEIIFKDGSHFYFDGSKDMFKYYLDVRKYNPSKTLNDVDSLYVTEYYSVLLIDARTAYYVIGSDIMGPMGRELVPFSTKEDADAFVKDHKGRTIRFKDVTAAILKGLD